Part of the Triticum aestivum cultivar Chinese Spring chromosome 4D, IWGSC CS RefSeq v2.1, whole genome shotgun sequence genome is shown below.
CAGTAGAGGCACAACGAGAAATGGCAGTTATGTGATACAATAAAATTAAGGCAAACATACCCCTCAAATTATTATTCTTACGGCAAACATACTTGAAAAATTCCAGTACTCGGAACGATCTTTCATGAGAAATTCTCGTTGCTAGGTTACAAAACTTCGGCACCACCAGATCCTACACAGTACACAAGCTTGTTTGGACAAGAAATCGGAACGGCCTCATGCAAACCTTGACGGGGAAGAAAACTGCATCTAGCTTATTTATGCCACTAATAGCTTAGCACAATGGTGTCAAACTGTCAGTTAATCGACGAGCATCGAAAGGCTCGCACGACAAAACAACAAAACAGAAGCTCAACATTAAATACAAAACAAACAGAAACGCAACACATTTCACTACGTCTTCTTCTACAGATAAGAACCGAGGATCGCATAACCAAACTCCCCGGTCGAGCCCGCCTTCAAAATGCATCTTTGCATTGCCTGGCTTCAAAGATACACACGATAGGAACTTGTGAATACATGAACTGGGAAAATATCATGATGATTTAGAGGACTAGTCAAAATTAATAGTACCGGTACCTGAAGGTTGCTCATTCTGAAAGAGGCTTCCGAACCACAAAGAAGTACATCGGGGTGAAGATTTCCTTCCTGTAGATCTTGCGCATGTTACAACTCATATATATACAGCATTAAACTGGAGGGAATAAAAGGAGCGGGCTCCTGAAGTTGCACTACGACTGAAGCTCCCTGCAAATTATACTTTTTCTCTTTCAGAAACGTGGTTCAGAGATGATAAACTTACTTGCCACCTTCAACAAGACCTTCCGCGGCCTTCTCTAAGAAACTAGAGACCCTCTGGCTGCCTTCCGGAGCCAGACCAACATATTCCAATACCTTGACCTGAACAACAATATCACAAGAGAATCTCAATCTCATGTTTACGACTTTTCGCCAACCAAGCATCAAGGCATGATGGAATCAGCTTTGGCTGTCATGGCATACTACATTGGACAACATACAAGATGATCCGTAAAGCGCTAACTGTCTTATGGAGTAGTTACTACCTGTACCCTTTTATGGATTAGGAACTGAATTTGATTAAGTTCCCTAGTCAAGCAACTCAGTGCATTACATGGACAGCAAATCACTTTTAAGTATGTGTGTACAATATTAAGATTTTCCATAAACAATATCGCCGTTTAAATATTGGGTAAAATATCAATTTTGCCGGGTATCAAAATCTTGATGTGTCAGATgcaaacagtaccaatacaaatgGCAAAGGCCAAGCAGCTGGAACTATATATATTTGTGTCCATGCTGTATAGTTATAGTTAGTAATCTAACTTTGCTGTCACGGCAAGAGGTGAAACTGAATGGTTTCCAATTTCTATGCAATTTGATACAAATTTAATGGGATGATACCTCTCATGATAAGAATTTAAAACCACATGACAGGATCCTAATCACAAGGAGGTTTGAAGAACTAGTTAAATAGTTGTCAACCCATGGTCCATACAGTGGAGGAAAGTAGCACTGACAGCAGATTTTGTGCAACTAGTTGTTCATATCTTGTCCTTTTTCTCTAGGTCACAAATAGTCATACTTTTGGAAGAAATTTTGTAAATGCACATTATATAGCATTATTTACATCCATGATTTATTTAATAAATTTTGGAAACTCAGAAAATAGGGTGCATGGGCAACTAGTTGAACAAAATCTGCTCTCCGGAGAGAGAGAAATTAACAATTTGACTTGATTGTGCGGAAAGAAATGATAGCAAAAATAAAGAATTCATTGCCTCACCATATTGCGAGTAATTATTCGTCCCACGGTAGTCAACCGGAAACTACTCAATGAAAACCGACTTGGGTCCAAGGGCAAGTACCAAGGCAACGGAGAATCTTCAGCAAGATCCTTGTCCCAAATAACCTTCACGAATACAACAACTCATATTCATTACAGATCGGATGAAACACCATGATACTGAGAAGAAAAGAAATACTTGCAGTATTTCCTGTTGCAGGAGTGGGGATTTCCACCCAGGTAAATCCTAGAAGGAGATTAAAGGAAAATAGAGAAAGTGCTATATCTTACCTCAAACCCAGCATCTTTAACAGCTTGAAGACATTGCCGAGTACTTCTGATATCTGGCAGGCCATTCCCAAGCTCAATTTCATCCTTAATCCTCTTGTGGGTTGCATTGTTTGGATCATAGTGATCGGTAATGCACCACTCATATACAGCAAAACACTGCCCGGGTTTTAATACACGGTAGATCTCCTTGTAGCAGCCAACCTGTGCAACAAAAAGGTCAATTCACTTCTATAAGAGAAGACATGTTGCCTCAATGGCATAAACAGCATCGAAAGAGTTATAGAGTGACAGAGGTCATACCGGATCAGGTGCGTGGCATGTTGCCTCAATGGCATAAACAGCATCGAAAGTGTTATCAGAGAATGGCATCTTCATGAAGTCTGCCTGTATTTCAGAACAATATGTGGGAAATATAAGTACTGTTATTTAAAATCTTTTCCATACCCAGGAACTACATACAAGCATTGACTTATACATTTTTACACAACTAATATGTGTCTTCATCAAATAAAGATTACTTTATTAAGGAGGTTGATCACATGTTTATATGGCAGCACAACTGTTCTCAAAGTCTGACACCTATCCCACCTAGGGGTGACCAGGTGCCACACCATCACATGCCTAGCGTTTTTTTGTAACTGTGAGAAAAGCAAATACAAATATATTTTTTGCCTACAAAAAGAGACTGCAAGGAGCCGAGGACAATAACAGATAAAATAAAGCTAAACAGAAAACAAAGTGATCTAGTGGGTAAGCAAACAATACCTTGACAAAATCACAAGTTGCGCCAAGTCCTACCGACCGATTAAGCGCCTGAAATACAAAGATCATTATTAACAGAAGAGTTATGTGATAAGTACACTTAATGGTGCACATTTAACTGAAGTTGTTAATCGCAATCAACAGCAGAATCAACCAAAAAATAATGACCATTGAACAACCTTTCCCCTAGTTATCTGGTAGTCGTTGTTGTTCAATCCAGTAACTGAGGTGGAGCTGCAGATAACGGTTGCCTGATCAGTTATTTCGGGCTGCAAGTATAATGTACTAAACTACTGATAATGAAAGATGACAAAGCCAATAGTCCTTTTCTAACTTACAGATGCAGTTATACATCTTCCTTAGGTTACAAACGTAAGAGATAATAAGTATTAGTACTATTGGTGAAATGAAAATAAATATTGATGACTTCCTGGAAAGCGTTAAGTCAAACTTCTCTAACTTTAACTACAGTATTGATGTATAAATAACTGAGATTGGTGAAATGGAAATAATATCATTAGAGTTTTCATCAAAATATTTCATAATTATGCAAGTTTTTTTATTACATTTTCATATAAAAACAAAAGTCAAAGTTGCATCCTGGAGACCGTACCATATCTAAAACATCACCGATTTTGGAATGGAGGAAGCAGTTAAATTGTTGAGTGGCTGATTACCATGATTTAACAACCAATAGATCAAGGCTGATACTAAAAACATTTTTGGTGCTATGTACACGATCATCTCAGCTTTCAACTTCTCCAAAGAAACAGATCATGATAAATAAATTGAAAGGAAAATAATATCTAGATCTTCTCCCCAAAATCATGCCACCACAAGTTTACAGTTCTAAGTAATAAAAACATGAATCACTTCAGATGCATTAATCGTGCATATGAGAATGTCTAAACCCGAACACATCACAATTCATATAT
Proteins encoded:
- the LOC543246 gene encoding cycloartenol-C-24-methyltransferase 1 isoform X1, producing MFVFCLCTRCRICRVSSFPVLLLFMFIHLSYFFLVLLLILGQFFFTRYEKYHGYYGGKEESRKSNYTDMVNKYYDLATSFYEYGWGESFHFAHRWNGESLRESIKRHEHFLALQLELKPGMKVLDVGCGIGGPLREIARFSSTSVTGLNNNDYQITRGKALNRSVGLGATCDFVKADFMKMPFSDNTFDAVYAIEATCHAPDPVGCYKEIYRVLKPGQCFAVYEWCITDHYDPNNATHKRIKDEIELGNGLPDIRSTRQCLQAVKDAGFEVIWDKDLAEDSPLPWYLPLDPSRFSLSSFRLTTVGRIITRNMVKVLEYVGLAPEGSQRVSSFLEKAAEGLVEGGKKEIFTPMYFFVVRKPLSE
- the LOC543246 gene encoding cycloartenol-C-24-methyltransferase 1 isoform X2 produces the protein MSKSGALDLASGLGGKIDKEQVKSAVDEYEKYHGYYGGKEESRKSNYTDMVNKYYDLATSFYEYGWGESFHFAHRWNGESLRESIKRHEHFLALQLELKPGMKVLDVGCGIGGPLREIARFSSTSVTGLNNNDYQITRGKALNRSVGLGATCDFVKADFMKMPFSDNTFDAVYAIEATCHAPDPVGCYKEIYRVLKPGQCFAVYEWCITDHYDPNNATHKRIKDEIELGNGLPDIRSTRQCLQAVKDAGFEVIWDKDLAEDSPLPWYLPLDPSRFSLSSFRLTTVGRIITRNMVKVLEYVGLAPEGSQRVSSFLEKAAEGLVEGGKKEIFTPMYFFVVRKPLSE